A window of the Lolium perenne isolate Kyuss_39 chromosome 7, Kyuss_2.0, whole genome shotgun sequence genome harbors these coding sequences:
- the LOC127315672 gene encoding uncharacterized protein, with the protein MINYLGPLVCEWEQLVAMKKEDELLAQPLYLDDDEALRLGITTSELESLSECQCMVMWIWQQKTDSSKPWSGLDLQASNDARGLLNASVLISIGEGSSILFLEDAWIGGMSAAVVAPALLKLVRPSIQRHRTVKEGLLANSWALDLDIAGDLSVDAIVDYLRLWPAILAVPRAENAQEAPYSFR; encoded by the exons ATGATTAACTACCTAGGCCCCCTCGTGTGTGAGTGGGAGCAGCTGGTggccatgaagaaggaggacgagcTCCTTGCCCAGCCACTTTACCTAGACGACGATGAAGCCCTCAGGTTGGGCATCACCACGTCTGAGTTGGAGTCCTTGAGCGAGTGTCAATGCATGGTGAT GTGGATATGGCAGCAGAAGACGGACTCGTCCAAGCCCTGGAGCGGACTTGACCTCCAGGCCAGCAACGACGCTCGAGGCCTCTTGAACGCCTCCGTACTCATCAGCATTGGCGAAGGCTCCTCTATTCTCTTTTTGGAGGACGCTTGGATCGGCGGCATGTCGGCAGCCGTCGTCGCCCCTGCGCTGCTCAAGCTTGTCCGACCCTCCATCCAGAGGCATCGTACGGTCAAGGAGGGCCTGCTCGCCAATAGCTGGGCCTTGGACTTGGACATCGCCGGCGACTTGTCGGTTGATGCCATTGTGGATTACCTACGGCTATGGCCTGCAATCTTGGCGGTGCCCCGTGCTGAGAACGCTCAAGAGGCTCCATACTCTTTCCGTTGA